One Microlunatus soli genomic window carries:
- a CDS encoding tautomerase family protein — MPHARIDLHKVHQPRLKEFSDAILEGMVRGLDMPRDDLFQIFRLHEPGELVFSPTHPRHQRDDIIFIELLAQVGYSDEQKQAAMTAIADELAQLGIKRDNVLLVVAEVHGAAWLAAGPDTAAA; from the coding sequence ATGCCTCACGCACGTATCGATCTGCACAAGGTCCATCAACCACGGCTGAAGGAGTTCAGCGACGCCATCCTGGAGGGGATGGTGCGCGGGCTCGACATGCCGAGGGATGACCTGTTCCAGATCTTCCGGCTGCACGAACCGGGCGAGCTGGTGTTTTCGCCGACCCACCCGCGGCACCAGCGTGACGACATCATCTTCATCGAGTTGCTGGCACAGGTCGGCTACAGCGACGAACAGAAGCAGGCGGCGATGACCGCGATCGCCGACGAACTCGCCCAGCTCGGCATCAAACGTGACAACGTCCTGCTCGTCGTCGCCGAAGTGCACGGAGCGGCCTGGCTCGCCGCCGGACCCGACACCGCCGCGGCCTGA
- a CDS encoding ABC transporter permease codes for MVDRVVAAVHPGQPLEPASPPAETAADIDEKVSTASQSQLVWRAFRRHRLAMAGAIVTVLLYLTVIFAEFLAPFSTTMFHEQYPYAPPQRLHLIDNSSGSTQIGLYVYDFKQSVDKESLAVQYTVDRSKKIPVRLFDRSADSYRLFGLINTNVHLIGPVDDSRPMYLLGSDRNGRDQFSRIVFGTRISMTIGLVGVTIAFFLGVLMGGISGYAGGKLDLLIQRLVELFMSVPTLPLWLGLAAALPPGWGPINRYFAITAILALFAWTELARVTRGRFLSLREEDFVTAARLDGNRPPRLIFRHMLPLFTSHLIASLTLSIPAMILAETALSFLGLGLLPPVVSWGVLLQEAQNVRVVASAPWLMLPGLMVVIAVLSLNFVGDGLRDAADPYKQ; via the coding sequence ATGGTTGATCGCGTAGTAGCCGCCGTCCACCCGGGCCAGCCGCTGGAGCCGGCGAGCCCGCCCGCCGAAACGGCAGCCGACATTGACGAAAAGGTCTCGACCGCCAGCCAGTCCCAGCTCGTCTGGCGAGCGTTTCGTCGGCATCGGTTGGCGATGGCCGGCGCGATCGTCACCGTGCTGCTGTACCTCACAGTGATCTTCGCCGAGTTCTTGGCACCGTTCAGCACCACGATGTTCCACGAGCAGTACCCGTACGCGCCCCCTCAGCGACTGCACCTGATCGACAACAGCTCCGGCAGCACCCAGATCGGCCTGTATGTCTACGACTTCAAGCAATCGGTGGACAAGGAGTCGCTGGCGGTGCAATACACCGTCGACCGCTCCAAGAAGATCCCGGTGCGACTGTTCGACAGATCGGCGGACAGCTATCGGCTCTTCGGTCTGATCAACACCAATGTCCATCTGATCGGCCCCGTCGACGACAGCCGACCGATGTATCTGCTCGGCTCCGACCGCAACGGCCGTGATCAGTTCTCCCGGATCGTCTTCGGGACCCGGATCTCGATGACCATCGGGCTCGTCGGCGTCACCATCGCCTTCTTCCTCGGCGTCCTGATGGGCGGCATCTCCGGCTATGCCGGCGGCAAGCTGGATCTGCTGATCCAGCGACTCGTCGAGCTGTTCATGTCGGTCCCGACCCTGCCGCTCTGGCTGGGACTGGCTGCTGCACTACCTCCGGGTTGGGGACCGATCAACCGCTACTTCGCGATCACCGCGATCCTGGCGCTGTTCGCCTGGACCGAGCTGGCCCGGGTCACCCGCGGACGATTTCTGTCCCTGCGTGAGGAGGACTTCGTCACCGCGGCCCGACTGGACGGGAACAGACCGCCACGGTTGATCTTCCGGCACATGCTGCCGCTGTTCACCTCACACCTGATCGCGTCGTTGACCCTGTCGATCCCGGCGATGATCTTGGCCGAGACGGCGCTGTCGTTCCTCGGGCTCGGGCTGCTGCCTCCGGTGGTGAGTTGGGGTGTTCTGCTGCAAGAGGCGCAGAACGTCCGGGTCGTCGCCTCGGCGCCGTGGCTGATGTTGCCCGGCCTGATGGTGGTCATCGCCGTGCTGTCGCTCAACTTCGTCGGTGACGGGCTTCGGGACGCCGCCGATCCGTACAAGCAATAG
- a CDS encoding ABC transporter ATP-binding protein: MDASKEHIISTADLLEVEDLYTQFRFDDGVVRAVDGVSFSVPAGKTVCVVGESGCGKSITARSILQLIDRPGRITGGRIWWRSAAAISSAERSKRPRRSRKSTDADEQATDDSGVDLVALDPAGDHLREIRGGEIAMIFQEPMASLSPMYTIGNQLIEVIRLHTPVSKAAATDRALDLLAQVGIPRPKHTMDAYSFQLSGGMCQRVMIAIALSCNPKLLIADEPTTALDVTTQARILDLLRDLQQDSDMAMMFITHDLGVVAEIADEVVVMYLGTVVEQGPVDEVFEHPQHPYTRALLASIPRMGAGARQRLSAIQGQVPHPFNYPQGCPFHPRCPEAVEGVCDRVDPPTVWLGERRRSRCVLNDPEFLAETEPANEVSR, from the coding sequence ATAGACGCCTCCAAGGAGCACATCATTTCCACCGCGGATCTCCTCGAGGTCGAGGACCTGTACACCCAATTCCGATTCGACGACGGGGTCGTCCGAGCCGTCGACGGCGTCAGCTTCAGCGTCCCCGCAGGCAAAACCGTCTGCGTCGTCGGTGAGTCCGGCTGCGGCAAGAGCATCACAGCACGGTCGATCCTGCAACTGATCGACAGACCCGGCCGGATCACCGGCGGAAGGATCTGGTGGCGGTCAGCAGCTGCGATCTCCTCGGCCGAACGATCAAAGCGACCGCGCCGGTCACGGAAGTCGACGGACGCCGACGAACAAGCAACGGACGACTCGGGCGTCGACCTCGTTGCGCTGGATCCGGCCGGTGATCACCTGCGGGAGATCCGCGGCGGCGAGATCGCGATGATCTTCCAGGAGCCGATGGCCTCCCTGTCGCCGATGTACACGATCGGCAACCAGTTGATCGAAGTCATCCGACTGCATACCCCGGTGAGCAAGGCCGCCGCCACCGATCGGGCGCTGGACCTGTTGGCCCAGGTCGGCATCCCGCGCCCCAAGCACACGATGGACGCCTATTCCTTCCAGCTCTCCGGTGGCATGTGCCAACGGGTGATGATCGCCATCGCCCTGTCCTGCAATCCGAAGCTGCTGATCGCCGACGAGCCGACCACAGCACTCGATGTCACCACCCAGGCGCGGATCCTCGATCTGCTCCGCGACCTGCAGCAGGACAGCGACATGGCGATGATGTTCATCACCCATGACCTCGGAGTGGTGGCCGAGATCGCCGACGAGGTGGTGGTGATGTACCTCGGCACCGTTGTCGAGCAAGGGCCCGTCGACGAGGTCTTCGAGCATCCGCAGCATCCCTACACCCGAGCATTGCTGGCGTCGATCCCGCGGATGGGGGCCGGGGCACGGCAACGGCTGTCCGCGATCCAGGGGCAGGTGCCGCATCCGTTCAACTATCCGCAGGGATGTCCGTTCCATCCACGGTGCCCGGAAGCGGTCGAAGGGGTCTGCGATCGGGTCGACCCGCCGACGGTCTGGCTCGGTGAGCGGCGCCGTTCGCGCTGCGTGCTCAACGATCCGGAGTTCCTGGCCGAAACCGAACCCGCGAATGAGGTGAGCAGATGA
- a CDS encoding ABC transporter substrate-binding protein — MSMSVSRRQILLGSASVTGLAALSGCSFFSTDPDRGTDDGPKQAKGKEAPMLAAKVKSGDLPAVAERLPKNPRVITPLQKVGIYGGTLRTVLESTDPSWLWMTVTNDHLVTWDPTYSKIIENVAEKFEVLENGRVYVFHLREGMRWSDGEPFTSEDLTWWYENVLLQKELTPVIPSALKIGDEPVKVTADGPLKVTFTFPSPQALFLQQLTPHGPPFWLLPQHYLKKFHKKFNPDLPKDWSETFLAKIDQLENVDLPVVSAWVPKNPHGDGGRQLWERNPYYWKVDTDGSQLPYVDEVAFTFFNEPNPLLLSAANGDVDLYMRQEVTIPKNRPVLSGGQETGKYKLVGVKDSNHNSIGICLNLTSKDSAKRAMYRNKDFRIGLSYAIDRQQIINLVYQRQGRPWQTAPRPEVPFYTGDEFGTQYTQFDLDKAAQHLATAGYEKKNSAGKLIGEDGKPIVISILCQARYPDMIDALQFIKATWAKVGIELRIDTASPELVSERLTANDYDCTLDKGELGYVDLVADPRWLFATGGSSYAPLWSNWYEGGSPREAPPEAMQKQMSIYREKVIGSADQKTQYAALKEISEIAKDEFWTMGVSLPGDPFCIVSDRTHNVPGDDQMWLSFKAPYPAVTNVTAYYLDPQS; from the coding sequence ATGTCCATGTCCGTGTCGCGTCGCCAGATCCTGTTGGGGTCTGCATCCGTCACCGGCCTCGCTGCGTTGAGTGGCTGTAGTTTCTTCTCCACCGATCCGGACCGAGGCACCGACGACGGGCCGAAACAGGCCAAGGGCAAGGAAGCACCGATGTTGGCCGCGAAGGTCAAGTCGGGCGACCTTCCCGCCGTCGCCGAACGGCTGCCGAAGAACCCGCGGGTGATCACACCGCTGCAGAAGGTGGGCATCTACGGCGGCACGCTCCGCACCGTGTTGGAGAGCACCGACCCGAGCTGGCTCTGGATGACGGTGACCAATGATCATCTGGTCACCTGGGATCCGACCTACAGCAAGATCATCGAGAACGTCGCCGAGAAGTTCGAGGTGCTCGAAAACGGTCGGGTCTACGTCTTCCACCTGCGCGAGGGGATGCGCTGGAGCGACGGCGAGCCGTTCACCTCGGAGGACCTGACCTGGTGGTACGAGAATGTCCTGCTGCAGAAGGAACTCACGCCGGTCATCCCGAGCGCGCTCAAGATCGGCGACGAGCCGGTCAAGGTGACCGCCGACGGGCCGCTGAAGGTCACCTTCACCTTCCCGTCCCCGCAGGCGCTGTTCCTGCAGCAGCTGACACCGCACGGTCCGCCGTTCTGGTTGCTGCCGCAGCACTACCTGAAGAAGTTCCACAAGAAGTTCAATCCGGATCTTCCGAAGGACTGGAGCGAGACCTTCCTGGCCAAGATCGACCAACTGGAGAATGTCGATCTGCCGGTCGTGAGCGCCTGGGTGCCGAAGAACCCGCACGGGGACGGTGGACGCCAGCTGTGGGAGCGCAATCCCTACTACTGGAAGGTCGACACCGACGGCAGTCAGTTGCCGTACGTCGACGAGGTGGCGTTCACCTTCTTCAACGAGCCGAACCCGCTGCTGCTGTCGGCCGCCAACGGTGATGTCGACCTCTACATGCGGCAGGAGGTGACGATTCCCAAGAACCGACCGGTGCTCAGCGGTGGGCAGGAGACCGGAAAGTACAAGTTGGTCGGTGTGAAGGACTCCAATCACAACTCGATCGGCATCTGCCTCAACCTGACCAGCAAGGATTCAGCCAAGCGGGCGATGTACCGGAACAAGGACTTCCGGATCGGGCTGTCCTACGCGATCGATCGCCAGCAGATCATCAACCTGGTCTATCAGCGCCAGGGCCGACCGTGGCAGACCGCGCCACGGCCGGAGGTGCCCTTCTACACCGGCGACGAGTTCGGCACCCAGTACACGCAGTTCGATCTCGACAAGGCCGCCCAACACCTGGCGACTGCAGGCTATGAGAAGAAGAACTCCGCGGGCAAGCTGATCGGTGAGGACGGCAAACCGATCGTCATCTCGATCCTCTGCCAGGCCCGCTACCCCGACATGATCGACGCACTGCAGTTCATCAAGGCAACGTGGGCGAAGGTCGGAATCGAGCTGCGGATCGATACCGCCAGCCCGGAACTGGTGTCGGAACGTCTGACGGCCAACGACTACGACTGCACGCTGGACAAGGGCGAGCTCGGCTACGTCGACCTGGTGGCCGATCCCCGCTGGCTGTTCGCTACCGGCGGTTCGTCCTACGCGCCGCTGTGGTCGAACTGGTACGAGGGTGGCAGCCCGCGCGAGGCGCCACCGGAAGCGATGCAGAAGCAGATGTCGATCTATCGCGAAAAGGTGATCGGTTCTGCGGACCAAAAGACTCAGTACGCGGCGCTGAAGGAGATCAGCGAGATCGCCAAGGATGAGTTCTGGACGATGGGTGTCTCGCTGCCCGGCGACCCGTTCTGCATCGTGTCCGACCGGACCCACAACGTGCCCGGTGATGATCAGATGTGGTTGTCCTTCAAGGCGCCGTATCCGGCGGTCACCAACGTCACCGCCTACTACCTGGATCCGCAGTCGTGA
- a CDS encoding TolB family protein, with protein sequence MAYRSLHQDQVARIHVHDAADGTDTVIFEDPDVLLEAPNWSLDGRALLLNGNGVLWSLAPEAGSSPATITHDGLPDINNDHVLDPDGESIYLSAADGHIYRAALSGGPVTKITPDDGLKHYLHGVSPDSKRLAYVQMSAQGVPGVLMIIPATGGEPTLVDTGAGHIDGPEWSPDGQWLYLNSEHWATEPGHAQVCRIRESGGTLERLVESGTVDWFPHLSPDGSKAVYIEFPTGTQGHPADLPVNLVVVNTTDWTTPLERISLPGGQGTINVNSWSPDSTRFAYVSYPIGAA encoded by the coding sequence ATGGCTTATCGATCACTCCACCAAGATCAGGTTGCCCGGATCCACGTGCACGATGCGGCCGACGGGACCGACACGGTGATCTTCGAGGACCCCGATGTCCTGTTGGAGGCTCCGAACTGGTCGCTGGATGGCCGGGCACTCCTGCTCAACGGCAACGGCGTCCTGTGGTCGCTTGCGCCCGAGGCCGGTTCGTCACCCGCAACGATCACTCATGACGGGCTACCGGACATCAACAATGATCACGTCCTCGACCCCGACGGCGAGTCGATCTACCTCTCGGCAGCCGATGGCCACATCTATCGAGCAGCGCTCAGCGGTGGCCCGGTCACCAAGATCACTCCCGATGACGGTCTCAAGCACTACCTGCACGGGGTGTCCCCGGACAGCAAGCGACTGGCCTATGTCCAGATGTCCGCTCAGGGCGTGCCGGGTGTGTTGATGATCATTCCTGCGACGGGTGGCGAGCCGACCCTCGTCGACACCGGCGCCGGCCACATCGACGGACCGGAATGGTCGCCCGACGGACAGTGGCTCTACCTGAACAGCGAGCACTGGGCCACTGAACCCGGGCACGCCCAGGTCTGCCGCATCCGGGAGTCCGGCGGCACACTCGAACGACTGGTCGAGAGCGGGACCGTCGACTGGTTCCCGCACCTGTCGCCGGACGGATCGAAGGCGGTCTACATCGAGTTCCCGACCGGCACCCAGGGACACCCCGCCGATCTCCCGGTCAATCTCGTCGTGGTGAACACCACCGACTGGACGACACCCCTGGAGCGGATCTCACTGCCGGGAGGCCAGGGCACCATCAACGTCAACAGCTGGTCCCCCGACTCCACCCGGTTCGCCTACGTCTCCTACCCGATCGGTGCTGCCTGA
- a CDS encoding ABC transporter ATP-binding protein: MITTPEAPSAEATVQEPILKIEELAMRYPIRGRGILSRRTGWVHAVNGIDLDVRPGEVLGLVGESGCGKTTLGRCIVRSEQPSDGKLIYRTVDGSTVDLAPMSTAELRPYQRQIREVFQDPFSALNPRMTIAQIVGDPLKASGLAHGSELEDRVAEMLRRVGLSPSLANRYPHAFSGGQRQRVNIARALITNPRLVVADEAVSALDVSVRAQVLNLLRDLQEELGHTYLFISHDMSVVESICDRVAVMYLGKIVEIAETDKIYRNPQHPYTEALLSAVPRPDPKLRDTSRRIRLSDDFPDPANPPSGCFFHTRCIYADGKACTDNVPPLRDLAAGHGAACHHSEDLELAGVFELGVPETGNLDGQSARRFA, translated from the coding sequence ATGATCACCACCCCGGAGGCGCCGTCGGCCGAGGCGACGGTGCAGGAACCGATCCTCAAGATCGAAGAGCTGGCCATGCGGTACCCGATCCGTGGTCGCGGCATCCTGTCCCGCCGAACCGGCTGGGTGCATGCGGTGAACGGCATCGACCTGGACGTACGGCCCGGTGAGGTACTCGGGCTGGTCGGCGAATCGGGCTGCGGTAAGACGACACTCGGCCGGTGCATCGTCCGCAGCGAGCAACCGTCGGACGGCAAGCTGATCTACCGGACCGTCGACGGGTCGACGGTGGACCTGGCACCGATGTCGACCGCGGAACTCCGGCCCTATCAGCGCCAGATCCGCGAGGTGTTCCAGGACCCGTTCTCGGCCCTCAACCCGCGGATGACCATCGCCCAGATCGTCGGCGACCCGCTGAAGGCTTCGGGGTTGGCGCACGGATCGGAACTGGAAGATCGGGTCGCGGAGATGCTGCGACGCGTCGGCCTGTCCCCGAGCCTGGCGAACCGGTATCCGCACGCCTTCTCCGGTGGACAGCGGCAGCGGGTCAACATCGCGCGGGCGTTGATCACCAATCCACGACTGGTCGTCGCCGACGAGGCCGTCTCGGCGCTCGACGTGTCGGTCCGGGCGCAGGTCCTCAACCTGCTGCGCGATCTGCAGGAGGAGCTGGGCCACACCTATCTCTTCATCTCCCATGACATGTCGGTGGTGGAGAGCATCTGCGATCGGGTTGCGGTGATGTACCTGGGCAAGATCGTGGAGATCGCCGAAACGGACAAGATCTACCGCAATCCGCAGCATCCGTACACCGAAGCACTGCTGTCGGCCGTACCACGTCCGGATCCCAAGCTCAGGGACACCAGCCGACGGATCAGACTGTCCGACGACTTCCCCGATCCCGCCAACCCACCGTCCGGCTGCTTCTTCCACACCCGCTGCATCTATGCCGACGGCAAGGCCTGCACCGACAACGTGCCGCCGCTCCGCGACCTGGCAGCAGGGCACGGAGCCGCCTGCCATCACAGCGAGGACCTCGAGCTGGCCGGTGTCTTCGAGCTCGGCGTACCGGAGACCGGCAACCTGGACGGCCAATCAGCAAGGAGGTTCGCGTGA
- a CDS encoding carbohydrate ABC transporter permease, which yields MFEIRRTRTRVLLQILLTVLVIPFVFPLVAMVQGSLAGQGWGNYATVLSLPLLPGFFINSAVIAASVIVLVLICTMTASFGFSKLRIRGKEIFFWALLACLTLPGVVLLAPLFATVTRMGAYNTLWAVIIPVAALQVPFTVLLARNFVDGIPDQLMEAARVDGANILKIFWHIMLPLTRPIIAAVGVLVFINSWNEYLFPLLFLQSPEQQTVTLVPSFFIGQYNNDQTKVLAAAVVIGLPIVIAYIFLQKYFERGLAAGALK from the coding sequence ATGTTTGAGATCCGACGCACCCGGACCCGGGTGTTGCTGCAGATCCTGCTCACCGTCCTGGTGATCCCGTTCGTGTTCCCGTTGGTGGCGATGGTGCAGGGATCCCTGGCTGGACAGGGATGGGGCAACTACGCCACGGTGCTCTCGCTCCCCCTGCTGCCGGGCTTCTTCATCAACAGCGCCGTCATCGCCGCCTCGGTGATCGTGCTGGTGCTGATCTGCACCATGACGGCATCGTTCGGATTCTCGAAGCTCCGGATCCGCGGCAAGGAGATCTTCTTCTGGGCACTGCTGGCCTGCCTGACGTTGCCCGGCGTCGTACTGCTGGCACCGTTGTTCGCCACGGTGACCAGGATGGGTGCGTACAACACGCTGTGGGCGGTGATCATCCCGGTCGCCGCACTGCAGGTGCCGTTCACCGTCCTGCTCGCGCGCAACTTCGTCGACGGCATCCCTGATCAGCTGATGGAGGCGGCGCGTGTCGACGGCGCGAACATCCTGAAGATCTTCTGGCACATCATGCTGCCGCTGACCAGGCCGATCATCGCCGCCGTGGGGGTGTTGGTGTTCATCAACTCCTGGAACGAGTACCTGTTCCCACTGCTGTTCCTGCAGAGCCCGGAGCAGCAGACCGTCACGCTGGTGCCGTCCTTCTTCATCGGTCAGTACAACAACGATCAGACGAAGGTTCTGGCGGCAGCGGTGGTCATCGGTCTACCGATCGTGATCGCCTACATCTTCTTGCAGAAATACTTCGAACGCGGTCTCGCCGCGGGCGCACTCAAGTAG
- a CDS encoding ABC transporter permease, translating into MIAYIARRLLFMIPTLFLISIASFVIISLPPGDYLTTIIAQMRSQGGDVDQSRIAALQLRYGLDSPLWVQYFKWIGGVLTGDFGESFQLNRSVSSVLAQRLPLTIVISFCTLMFSWIVALPVGLYSAVRQYKVGDYIATTIGFLGLAVPNFMIALVLMYIGYRYFGQSVGGLFSPDYVDARWNLGKLLDLFSHLWVPIIVLGSAGTAGLIRILRANLLDELRRPYVVAARARGVPERKLILKYLLRVALNPFISTIGWVLPALVAGEVIVAQVLSLPTTGPVLLSSLTSQDMYLAGSIILVTSLLTVIGTLLSDFALAWLDPRVRLRMAR; encoded by the coding sequence GTGATTGCTTATATCGCCCGTCGGCTGCTGTTCATGATCCCGACTCTGTTCTTGATCAGCATCGCGTCGTTCGTGATCATCTCGCTGCCACCCGGGGACTATCTGACCACGATCATCGCGCAGATGCGTTCTCAGGGCGGCGACGTCGATCAGTCCCGGATCGCCGCACTGCAGTTGCGCTACGGGCTCGATTCTCCGCTGTGGGTGCAGTACTTCAAGTGGATCGGTGGCGTGCTCACCGGCGACTTCGGCGAGTCCTTCCAGTTGAACCGTTCGGTCTCCAGTGTGTTGGCCCAGCGCCTTCCGCTGACCATCGTGATCTCGTTCTGCACCTTGATGTTCTCCTGGATCGTGGCGTTGCCGGTCGGCCTGTACTCGGCGGTCCGGCAGTACAAGGTCGGGGACTACATCGCCACCACGATCGGCTTCCTCGGGCTGGCCGTGCCGAACTTCATGATCGCCCTGGTGCTGATGTACATCGGCTACCGGTACTTCGGGCAGAGCGTCGGCGGACTGTTCTCACCCGACTACGTCGACGCGCGATGGAATCTGGGCAAGTTACTGGATCTGTTCTCCCATCTCTGGGTGCCGATCATCGTGCTCGGGAGCGCCGGCACGGCCGGCCTGATTCGGATCCTCCGTGCCAACCTGCTCGACGAGTTACGCCGGCCGTACGTCGTCGCGGCACGAGCCCGTGGTGTCCCGGAACGAAAGTTGATCTTGAAGTATCTGCTGCGGGTGGCGCTCAATCCGTTCATCTCCACGATCGGCTGGGTGCTGCCGGCGTTGGTCGCCGGCGAGGTGATCGTCGCCCAGGTGTTGTCGCTGCCGACGACCGGGCCAGTGTTGCTGAGCTCGCTGACCAGTCAGGACATGTACCTCGCCGGATCGATCATCCTCGTGACAAGCCTGCTGACGGTGATCGGAACCCTGCTGTCGGATTTTGCTCTGGCCTGGCTCGACCCACGGGTGCGGCTCCGGATGGCGAGGTGA
- a CDS encoding carbohydrate ABC transporter permease: MIFSVGTLYYCIGYTGYISTLDWDGASPLQQPVGAANFVHLVHDPIFWGAIVHTVIFAVSTFALQVVLGLVFACLLHSKLYLRTFYKVLIFIPVVLATATVAPVFRQIFAADGVLNTILNTVGLDGLAQPWMANRVFALIIVIMVHVWQSTGVVFVLYYAAVGQVEPETIEAARIDGAGNLRIIGAIVWPGVKGTTIAIAILTAIGSLKTFDVPFLVTGGGPSYATEFLGTLIYRVSVSYAQVGYGAAISIVLLVLAIVAAIIINTAGRRGEEADV, translated from the coding sequence TTGATCTTCTCGGTCGGAACGCTCTACTACTGCATCGGCTACACCGGCTACATCTCCACCCTGGACTGGGATGGCGCCAGCCCGCTGCAGCAGCCGGTCGGTGCGGCGAACTTCGTCCACCTGGTGCACGACCCGATCTTCTGGGGAGCGATCGTGCACACGGTGATCTTCGCCGTGTCGACCTTCGCGCTGCAGGTCGTACTCGGCCTGGTCTTCGCCTGCCTGCTGCACTCCAAGCTGTATCTGCGCACCTTCTACAAGGTGTTGATCTTCATTCCCGTCGTGTTGGCGACGGCGACGGTGGCGCCGGTGTTCCGGCAGATCTTCGCCGCCGACGGAGTGCTCAACACGATCCTCAACACGGTCGGACTCGATGGGCTGGCCCAACCGTGGATGGCCAACCGGGTCTTCGCGCTGATCATCGTGATCATGGTGCACGTGTGGCAGTCCACCGGTGTGGTCTTCGTGTTGTACTACGCCGCGGTCGGTCAGGTGGAACCGGAAACCATCGAGGCCGCGCGGATCGACGGCGCCGGCAATCTCCGAATCATCGGGGCGATCGTCTGGCCCGGTGTGAAGGGTACGACGATCGCGATCGCGATCCTCACCGCGATCGGGTCCCTGAAGACCTTCGACGTGCCGTTCCTGGTCACCGGCGGCGGTCCGAGCTACGCGACCGAGTTCCTCGGCACGCTGATCTACCGGGTCAGCGTCTCCTATGCGCAGGTGGGCTACGGCGCCGCGATTTCGATCGTGCTGCTGGTGCTGGCGATCGTGGCGGCGATCATCATCAACACCGCCGGTCGACGAGGGGAGGAAGCCGATGTTTGA
- a CDS encoding TolB-like translocation protein, translating into MPNPSAEVKHVLDDPPPFHSKLLDYGERPYWSADGSRIAFIERNYGDACELDVGTGEVRNLTRDLGDHHSFLRVLILSTGDYLLIGPRQFKDRDVSRHVESELWVLDKNLTSPPKPLGRRMFEGAGVSVHEPKITYAVSGRNDPTLGDPGVVECHVTKIDYTDDGPALGEDEIFYRTGGGVAPEPQDFRHDDSEVIMAEYVTGRTQGIFPTPNCIVKGVTLADRTHHTYVAESLVHNECEGIFPGGDYICLESSCDTDWPHYPPRDLWKLKLDGSQQRVRMTSMPADHTWKATNSNVSPDGRWLAYMVALNSDEAGFGRGLGLLDLDAWGNTEAAQAWETPTDRAEQARR; encoded by the coding sequence ATGCCCAACCCGTCAGCCGAGGTCAAGCACGTCCTGGACGACCCGCCGCCCTTCCACAGCAAGCTCCTGGACTACGGCGAGCGACCCTACTGGTCGGCCGACGGCAGCCGGATCGCCTTCATCGAACGTAATTACGGAGACGCCTGCGAGCTCGACGTCGGCACCGGCGAGGTCCGCAACCTGACCCGCGATCTCGGCGACCACCACAGCTTCCTGCGCGTGTTGATCTTGTCCACCGGCGACTACCTGTTGATCGGACCCCGACAGTTCAAGGATCGGGATGTCAGCCGACACGTGGAATCGGAACTGTGGGTGCTGGACAAGAACCTGACGTCGCCGCCGAAGCCGCTGGGGCGCCGGATGTTCGAGGGCGCCGGGGTCTCGGTCCACGAACCGAAGATCACCTATGCCGTGTCCGGACGGAACGACCCGACACTCGGTGATCCGGGTGTCGTCGAGTGCCATGTCACCAAGATCGACTACACCGACGACGGCCCGGCCCTCGGCGAGGACGAGATCTTCTACCGCACCGGCGGCGGCGTCGCACCGGAGCCGCAGGACTTCCGCCATGACGACTCCGAAGTGATCATGGCCGAATACGTCACCGGCCGCACCCAAGGAATCTTCCCGACACCCAACTGCATCGTCAAGGGCGTCACCCTGGCCGACCGTACACACCACACCTATGTCGCCGAATCGCTGGTCCACAACGAATGTGAGGGCATCTTCCCCGGCGGCGACTACATCTGTCTGGAATCCTCCTGCGACACGGACTGGCCGCACTATCCGCCGCGCGATCTGTGGAAGCTCAAGCTCGACGGCTCCCAGCAGCGGGTGCGGATGACCTCGATGCCAGCCGATCACACCTGGAAGGCGACGAACTCCAACGTCAGCCCGGACGGCCGCTGGCTGGCGTACATGGTCGCGTTGAACAGCGACGAGGCCGGCTTCGGCCGCGGCCTCGGTCTCCTTGATCTTGACGCCTGGGGCAACACGGAGGCCGCGCAGGCCTGGGAGACTCCGACCGATCGTGCGGAGCAGGCCAGGCGATGA